Sequence from the Triplophysa rosa linkage group LG22, Trosa_1v2, whole genome shotgun sequence genome:
TGTTAGTCTTCGATAATGTTAGtcaatgtcaatacaattgttcatgctAGTTCAGCATGCATTAAGGTTAAcagatttgatttaaaaaaatgtagaaatgaccatgaactaataatgaacaatacttctatagcatttattaattttagttGATGTTAGTTAATGTTATGCATTAACTAGTGTTAACTAACACAACCTTATTGTTAAGTGTTGCCAAGAAAtcaatattgcatttctgttcaAAAATAAACTCCCATCACAAAGTTAAAGATTTATAACGGATAAACAAGGATCATGTTTTTAACCTTCCTCATTGAATGTTTAGAGAAGTTGGTGCTAAGGTTGCCCTCCTGTCGCCATCACAGCTGAAAGAGCGTTTCCCCTGGATAAACACAGACGGTGTTGCTCTGGCCTCTCTCGGTTAGTGACTGTTTGTCAGTGCATCTCACACTCTTTCTGTAAGTTCATTACTAAGTGATGTATTTTATCTTCATCCAGGGTTAGAAAATGAGGGCTGGTTTGATCCCTGGTCTCTCCTGAATGCTCTCAGACGAAAGGTCATGTCTATGGGAGTCTATCAGTGCTTTGGAGAAGTCACAGGTTTGcatttagaataaaaaaaattggtcATAATTGACCAAATTATTTAGCAGACTAGTATAACCATTCTACTGTGTTTTACTGTTTTAACTATTGCTTTATGTAAATGTCACTAGCATTTTTCATGAATGTCATTTCAGGATTTCGATGCTCCGCAAGCACAGCGGAAGCTAAAGACGGAGACATTTTTAATGTCAAACGTatcaaatatgttaatgtaagTCTGTATGCCTTTTTCAAATACCTCAAACAAAATTTTTTCAGTCAGATTGCCCTAAAGTTAAACTGCAgagtattattattagtagtagtagtagtagtagtgaACTGTTCTTGTGTGATGTTTTAGGTACAAATGCCCAACAGTTTGGAGTATCAGCCGGTGGAGTGTGCAGTTGTAGTCAACGCAGCAGGTGCAAACTCAGGAAAGATCGCCGAGATGCTCGGCATCGGTCTCGGCCCGCAACAGTCTATATCTGGTATTCCATTCCCCGTGGAGCCCAGAAAGAGGTTATTGtacacacattttgtttttcttgaataaatgatttactgtatatcataCTGACTGCAAATCATCTTTTTCAGATTTGTTTATGTGGTACATTGTCCTGATGGACCAGGCTTGGAGACTCCGTTTCTGATCGACTATTCAGGGGTTTACTGCAGACGAGAGGGACTTGGAGGAAATTACATCACAGGAATGTCACCAGAGGAAGTATGGGCCCAATTTTAAACGGATCCGAtctcaaaattattttgttatgttcATTCTGTACTTTTTCTAGGCAGAAGAACCAGATATCAGTAACCTTGATGTGGACCACGAGTTCTTTCAAGAGAAAGTTTGGCCTCGACTGGCCCACCGTTTACCAGCATTTGAGAGTCTAAAGGTGAAATTTATCATTTGAAAGGGgtgttttttactttaaaaggcGAATCGCTAACCTTACAAACATTTGAATCTTTAACCCTAAAGTCTATAAATGATCAGTCAGAATACCAGAAGTAAGGGcttaacattaaaaatacacGTTCAGTGGGAAACCATAAAGTTTTAGTGTATCTAGCCTCTCAGCTCCAATGAATCCTTTGTTACACTCCGTCTCACATTTATGGATTTTTGTCAGGTTTCAAGCGCGTGGGCTGGTTTTTACGACTACAACACCTTTGACCAGAACGGCATTATAGGACTGCATCCTCTGGTGACCAACATGTACTTTGCCACAGGCTTCAGTGGTCATGGTCTACAGCAGTCCCCTTCAGTCGGCCGTGCCGTGGCAGAGCTGATTGTGGACGGATGCTATAAGACCATCGACCTCAGTGCCTTTGATGTTAAACGGATTCTGCTGCAGGAACCAATACTGGAAAGAAACATTGTGTGAGGAGCAGAGAAACATTCGAGAAGACCGTTATGTGTCTGAAGGATGGTACCATTTGATATGATCATGTCATCGATGTTGTTTTACAGAGACTTGCATTATGTACAATATAGGAGTTATAATCATTACTGTGATTTCATCATACTGTGCAACAAATGAGACAAAGTTAAAGGTCAGGGAATTCATTTGCACTATTTGCTAATGTTCATATATGCAATGGCATTCAGTACATAAATCACAGAAACAAGGGGTTATTCaggtttttatttgtaatttgttttagATATTTACACTCACATGATTGTTTTGGAAATGAATACCAAAGATAATCATGAACTTGAATTGGATGAAATTTAATGTGTATCTGTTTAATCTTGACAAATCTGcagtatcttattttaatatgtttatGCGAGTACACTTGAATTTTCActattcaaatatattaaagaTAGTTGTACTGCATATTTTACAGGGATCTAAACTATTCACTTTTTAACAAGAAACACCCATGTCAAGCaaatttgccaagttaaatatttaacattctgtaaaattactttAACTGGTTAGTCACTTTAATAAGCAATAGAACATCtgtcttaatttttttgtttgttttaaaatcccAAACATCTATGCTAGACATTTAAACGGCACATATTTACTTTAACTATTTGCTTCCACCTTCAGAATATACTTGTATATAACCAGCTTTCAGTAATGcagtacaataaaaacaatccaatattgattattattacaaaaaaaatgtaaaataataaatgtaaaaagtcttTAAACCGTATGTATCAATGTTATAAAAGAAGAGTACAAAGGACAATATTTGACCCACAAATAATGAAATCTGTTCAGTCTGGTGATTTTATCTTTTTGCCTTCTTTTCAAACATGTCCTTAATACGTTCATTCGCTTtacctagagagagagagagagagaacacaaaTCAAAATCTTAATATCTATTTGACTCAAGTTAAATATAATATCAAAAAAATCTATCTACATCTCAGCATTTTATCTTAATTaccttttgtctttgttttgtcaTCCTGATCTTCTGGAGAGCGCTTCGCATATGCTGCCTTCATTCTCTGAATATTCTTTTTATGTACGACTTCATGCTCCACGATAGGACGAGGATAATcttttcccacaatgcaccctGCTCTTTCCTGAACGCTCCGAGGAGCCTTCCAGGGTTCATATATGTACTCGGCTGGAAATTTCTTCAGCACTGGAAGATATTTCCTGGATGACGCAAAAACAGAATTGAGACAGAATTTAGTAATGCATGTTAGTAGCAAATTAGTTGACACTTCAATCCAAAGCTGATTTTCCTCACAAGGTTCAAACTGACAAAGTAACCACCCCAACCACTTGGACCCACACCACTTTCCACCCCCATTTAAAAACTTTTGATACCAAAACAGAATCTGAAACAGAAAATTACTTGATGTAATCTCCATATTTATCCGTTTTCTTTCCAAAGGTGATAGGAGAGTAAACCCTGAAGTACTGATGAAAAAACGCGCTGGCTGAGAGCCACTGCCAGTTTCCGGCATTTAAcgaccaatcagcatccagcAGTAACTCTTCAAACACCTGCAAACACAGCAGACGAATGAAAAATGAATCCACAGTATTAAAAGATACATATTCATATTCCATGGTTTTTGGCACACACCTTCTGGCCCTCCTCCCAATTTATCCACAAGTCTCCTCGAGTCAGGAAACATGCAACCGCATGCCGCGCCAGGTGATGGATCCATCCCTCCTGTCGCAGCTGTGTCATGATGGCGTCAATGAAAGGGAACCCTGTGCGGGCCTGAATTTACAAACATCTTTAATTCTCaacaaatctgtttaaaatgttactACATACAATAAAGATGAGCTCAATTATAAATCTAATCCCATTACCTCCCTCCATGCCGCCAGGTGCTCAGGATTATCGTCCCAGTCCACCTGGACGCAGTGAGAGTTGCCTTCCATCTTGTTGAAGTTTGGGATCCCGACAGCTGCGGTGTAGAAGAACTCTCTCCAGAGCATTTGTCCGTGCAGAGACACCAGAGGATCAGAGTGCTTTTTCTGCAACAGGTGCTctatgttaaaggggtcatatggagcgaaaacgtgtttttctgtgttataaattgacacgtaaaattgcaaaaatgaaagtgtcggaacgaaaaatgcattctatctaaaagcgaatgctcacccagacctgcctgaaacgtctagtgtaaccacacccccacaaatctaagtcagttcgtggtacgagttgactaagaccgcccaaatgtatacacaagtaaggtgggcgtacctgtcagtacaattgctttggaacctgatgttccaaatatggtaagaggcgttacatttctgtcacacgcttgcagtattcgaccattcactacgcactggttaactggccaatcgtagcacacctcgcttttcagagccatgagctttgttaaaaatctgtgcatttcagagaggcggggcaatgaggagatacaaacatgcacagtatgtggaaaatacagcgtttttgaaccttaaatcgtgtacacGCATTGCATTAcaactaaaacaaaccataatattcgttttagccgtgtcatacgacccctttaaaaacCACAACAGGCTTCTAACAAACTGCAGCATGTATTGGATCCATTAATGTATAAGACGTCTGTCATACCCCTCTGTACACATCCGTGAGCCTCCACCAGAAGGTGCGTGCAGATAAACAGCCAAATCGGACGTAGGGACTCAGGACGGTAGTGCTGGGGATTAAAGCGTTGGGGGACGTCTGTGGTTTTTCAAAGCTGCAAACCCAACCCTGCAATTTAATGTATTGAATATCTTAATTTCTTCTGTTATCTGAGGAATTGTCCATAGCTCAAATGAATGTCTGCATTTTGGGGTATCTACCGTTCTCTGCATGTGCTCATCCAGCCTGCGCAGAGCTTCTGTCTCACCCCCTGGAAACAGATCTGGTCCTAAACATGATGTGTCCAACCCAAGATCTTCAAGAGTTGGAATCCCAAACTCCTCCTCATGGTTCTTAGAAAATGGCGTGAACACATCTTCCCCAGAGAGACACGTTACACATACGAGACATTAGCAACCATCCAACTTTTTTATATCATGGTGTCTTTAAAGATGTTTGGAACAAGAGATACCCTTCACGTCCTCTTCGGTTGGAGCAGGAACAGGTTTTTTGGGTGACCCGAGGTTTCTGACCACAGTCTGGAACCGAACGTAAGTCAATGGAGGCTTTCCGTTGTTCTCGTCGATAATCCTGTTTGAAAATGCGATTGAGTGTTTTCCATTTAACCAGCGGAATATgatttacacattaaaatacgCTACCTGTCAATGTTGTAGAGGGTGTGGGATATCTTTGAAATAACTTCCACACGGTGTTCCTCGGCTAACTTCATGACCTCGTTGTCTCTGCTCTGACTGTACGGTTCTGTATCAACTTCAAAAGTCAAGCGCGTGATCTTCCATTTCTCAAAGAACTTTGGGAGGATGTCTGTGGGTGTCCCTCTGAGAACAAAGAGCCTAAGGGAACAATGAACATTAGCAAATATCAACAAAAAATATCACTGGAAACACAGCTTCATGACGATAAACACCAGTCCTGTAATTTTCTCGTTGTACCTCCATAAAAATTGTGACCTTCGGTAACCTCTACCTCAAACAATGCCCCATCTTCAGTTGTTTCTTCTAATAATATTTTCTGTTACCTGGAGTTGAGTTTCCTCAGACTGGAATCGAGGTCTTTGAGCGCTTCGATCAGAAATCTCCATCGGTTAATGCCGATTCGGGTGTTGTTGGGGTACCAGGGGTCCAGCAGGAACAGTGGGTAGATGTGTCTACAGTCCTTCAAGGCAGCGATAAGAGCAGGGTTGTCATGCAAACGCAAGCCCTTGCGGAACCAGTGAATGCAGTTATGGCTCATGGTCACCTGTGGAATTAAAAGGCAAagaaaatatgaacaaaattCCCTTCAAAGGAaatttaagtttgtttattatACATAATTAATATCAGCAATGAAAAAGGCAAGAAAATACAACTTCTGTCAATGTATTGTTcatgtataaatattaatttatacagtaaatcaGCACTGTAACAATAGTCTTCTTTTAAAAATTCGAAGATGAAAATCTAATGTATAGCCTATATGGCGGGTATTGATACTTCTGGTccgcttgttttgttttatttataaaaaatatttaattttgttcCTTGTCAAAGAaactattattataataatttagttaTAAATATTACTAacattgttttgttctttttaaaaAACGGAGTTTACAGCACTTTATGCAGCTAACGTATCTTTTGGTGCGAATACATTGTTTATTCCGCATGTGCATGCATGTCTGCCATAACGTTGCATGTCTGATCATTTAAAGTCTTTCCTGTCACATTTCTCGGACATTTTTGCTATAAAACTAAACACTCGCTCGCTATTTCAATACAagcaataaataacaataatactTACGAATTTTATGATTACGTGAGCTCCGTCTTGGGTTTTGTAACATCAGTTTCACGAATGTTACAAAAGATGTGTAATTCAACTCCACGTGAGTGACGCCATCAGCCAATGAGAGTCTGTTTATAAGCCCCGACTCTCCTAAACTAGCCAATCAAGACGCACTCGGTGACACATGCGCAGTTTGCCTTATTTCCGTGTTTATGAAGCAGTAAGCTCTGATTGGTTTATTCAGCTGGGTGAATAATGGCGGACTGCGGGAACGGCACCGCAGCGAAAAAACTCAAAACGCACACCGACAATGAGTGCAAAGATACCGGCGAATTTTTATCCGACAGTCCCGTGTCTGGTTTTGAGATCACCCGAATTCTGCGCGACTCTGCGCgggagaaaaacatttttattcatggaAAGGTGCGTTGGAGGAGAGAGATCAGATCGTGCACTGTGCACGAATCAATGCGTTTGGATTTAATAGTATTGACATATTAATTGAGTGCAtgcattattatttcatttagaaAAATTATTCAGTTAAATTTAAGGTAGGTTTTCTTTATAGGTGAAAGATCAGGATGCTGTTGTGATTTTGGAGAAGACCCCCATCAGACAGGACACACTCACTGAGTTACTAAAGAGCAGTGAACTCAAACTGGAGATGAGGAATGATGTGTACAGCACATACCAGCTACATGCACCTGCCCACCTGAACCGTATGATCG
This genomic interval carries:
- the foxred1 gene encoding FAD-dependent oxidoreductase domain-containing protein 1 — protein: MATWRKLLVSACAFRARNATCRTFKTSSRGAEKDIFNDLESQFRAFREKAATAMPGSDWNPFELTAGLPPERADIVIVGGGVVGWSIAYWLKRKEKARDALRVVVVEKDPSYTQASTVLSCGGIRQQFSLKENILLSLASADFLKNINDHLGMLNEDPVDLQFNHSGYLFLASDKSAHIMEENYRTQREVGAKVALLSPSQLKERFPWINTDGVALASLGLENEGWFDPWSLLNALRRKVMSMGVYQCFGEVTGFRCSASTAEAKDGDIFNVKRIKYVNVQMPNSLEYQPVECAVVVNAAGANSGKIAEMLGIGLGPQQSISGIPFPVEPRKRFVYVVHCPDGPGLETPFLIDYSGVYCRREGLGGNYITGMSPEEAEEPDISNLDVDHEFFQEKVWPRLAHRLPAFESLKVSSAWAGFYDYNTFDQNGIIGLHPLVTNMYFATGFSGHGLQQSPSVGRAVAELIVDGCYKTIDLSAFDVKRILLQEPILERNIV
- the cry5 gene encoding cryptochrome circadian regulator 5 — encoded protein: MSHNCIHWFRKGLRLHDNPALIAALKDCRHIYPLFLLDPWYPNNTRIGINRWRFLIEALKDLDSSLRKLNSRLFVLRGTPTDILPKFFEKWKITRLTFEVDTEPYSQSRDNEVMKLAEEHRVEVISKISHTLYNIDRIIDENNGKPPLTYVRFQTVVRNLGSPKKPVPAPTEEDVKDVFTPFSKNHEEEFGIPTLEDLGLDTSCLGPDLFPGGETEALRRLDEHMQRTGWVCSFEKPQTSPNALIPSTTVLSPYVRFGCLSARTFWWRLTDVYRGKKHSDPLVSLHGQMLWREFFYTAAVGIPNFNKMEGNSHCVQVDWDDNPEHLAAWREARTGFPFIDAIMTQLRQEGWIHHLARHAVACFLTRGDLWINWEEGQKVFEELLLDADWSLNAGNWQWLSASAFFHQYFRVYSPITFGKKTDKYGDYIKKYLPVLKKFPAEYIYEPWKAPRSVQERAGCIVGKDYPRPIVEHEVVHKKNIQRMKAAYAKRSPEDQDDKTKTKGKANERIKDMFEKKAKR